The Centroberyx gerrardi isolate f3 chromosome 7, fCenGer3.hap1.cur.20231027, whole genome shotgun sequence genome contains a region encoding:
- the fscn2a gene encoding fascin-2a — protein sequence MPTNGINKALKLQFGLINHENRYLTAEAFGFKVNASATSMKKKQIWTLEQDDQDGQAVFLRSHLGRYLASDKDGKITCGAEKPDSDCRFLIVPQSDGRWALQSEPYLRYFGGSADYLCCFAQAIAEPELWAVHMALHPQASLLSVARKRYAHLSASDGEISVDSNIPWGVDSLVTLVYMEGKYSLKTCDSRFLSNDGKLVKENTLTTAFTLELKSGKLAFKDCDGKYLTPMGPTGTLRSGRCSKPGKDELFDLEESHPQVVFQAANKRFVSVKQGVSISANQDAETDMETFQMEIDKESKKCMFRTNGGSYWTLVSHGEIQSTATEVEVNTMFDIEWRGQRVTLKASNGKYVCTKKNGQLSAVSDTVGDDELFLMKLINRPMLILRGENGFVCHHKNSNTLDANRSVYDIFSLIFNDGAYHIKSVGGKFWYVSSNGLVCSDGEKPEDFFLEFLEHGRIGIKGSNGKYLRGDQGGTLKGDGTAVDVSSLWEY from the exons ATGCCCACAAACGGAATTAACAAAGCCCTGAAGCTGCAGTTTGGCCTCATCAACCATGAGAACCGGTACCTGACGGCCGAGGCCTTTGGCTTCAAGGTGAACGCCTCGGCCACCagcatgaagaagaaacagatcTGGACCCTGGAGCAGGATGACCAGGACGGCCAGGCGGTGTTCCTCCGTAGCCACCTGGGACGCTATCTGGCCTCTGACAAGGATGGGAAGATCACCTGCGGGGCAGAGAAGCCAGACTCTGACTGCCGCTTCCTCATTGTGCCCCAATCTGATGGACGCTGGGCCCTACAGTCAGAACCTTACCTGCGCTATTTCGGAGGCTCGGCTGACTACCTGTGTTGTTTTGCCCAGGCCATTGCGGAGCCAGAGTTGTGGGCCGTCCACATGGCCCTCCATCCACAGGCCAGCCTGCTCAGCGTGGCACGTAAGCGCTATGcccatctgtctgcctctgaTGGAGAGATCTCAGTGGATAGCAACATTCCCTGGGGAGTGGACTCCCTGGTCACCCTGGTCTACATGGAGGGCAAGTACAGCCTTAAGACCTGCGACAGCCGTTTCCTCAGCAATGATGGTAAACTGGTGAAGGAGAACACCCTTACCACTGCCTTCACACTGGAGCTCAAATCTGGCAAGCTGGCCTTCAAGGACTGCGATGGGAAGTACCTGACCCCTATGGGTCCCACTGGCACGCTGCGCTCTGGCCGATGCTCCAAGCCTGGCAAGGATGAGCTGTTTGATCTAGAAGAGAGTCATCCACAAGTAGTTTTTCAAGCTGCCAATAAAAGATTTGTCTCCGTCAAGCAAG GGGTGAgcatttcagccaatcaggatgcgGAGACAGACATGGAGACCTTTCAGATGGAGATTGACAAGGAGAGCAAGAAGTGTATGTTCAGAACCAATGGCGGATCCTACTGGACTCTCGTGTCTCACGGAGAGATCCAATCCACTGCCACAGAAGT AGAGGTCAATACAATGTTTGACATTGAATGGCGAGGCCAGAGAGTGACACTCAAGGCAAGTAATGGGAAGTATGTGTGCACAAAGAAGAACGGGCAGCTCTCAGCGGTCAGCGATACTGTGG GTGACGATGAACTATTCCTGATGAAACTCATCAACCGCCCTATGCTGATCCTTCGGGGAGAGAATGGCTTCGTGTGTCACCACAAGAACTCCAACACTCTGGATGCAAACCGATCTGTCTATGACATTTTCTCTTTGATCTTCAATGATGGCGCATACCACATAAAaa GTGTGGGTGGAAAGTTCTGGTATGTCTCCAGCAACGGTCTAGTGTGCTCAGATGGAGAGAAGCCTGAGGACTTTTTCCTTGAGTTCCTGGAGCACGGACGCATCGGCATCAAGGGCTCCAATGGCAAATACCTGCGTGGAGACCAGGGGGGCACGCTGAAGGGTGATGGCACCGCTGTCGATGTGTCCTCTCTCTGGGAGTACTGA